One window of the bacterium genome contains the following:
- a CDS encoding Rrf2 family transcriptional regulator produces MWLSTKGRYALRAMLELALHEGDVVSISKISRNQEITSQYVEQLMVKLKKAGLVESVRGPTGGYRLTKKLSEITAGDIVRTLEGYIEPVFCVNPQISQKHCHRAPKCAARVLWKKVGDKIAEVLDSTTLEDLVRMDKELKEVER; encoded by the coding sequence ATGTGGCTTTCTACAAAGGGCAGGTATGCGCTAAGGGCGATGCTGGAGTTAGCCTTACATGAGGGAGATGTTGTATCTATATCTAAGATTTCGAGAAACCAGGAGATTACTTCCCAATATGTAGAGCAGCTTATGGTCAAATTAAAAAAAGCCGGTCTGGTAGAAAGTGTGAGAGGTCCTACCGGCGGATATCGATTAACTAAAAAATTATCTGAAATTACGGCGGGCGATATAGTCAGGACTTTAGAAGGCTATATTGAGCCAGTTTTCTGTGTTAATCCCCAGATAAGCCAGAAGCATTGCCATCGGGCTCCCAAATGTGCCGCCAGAGTCCTCTGGAAGAAGGTGGGAGATAAGATAGCCGAGGTTTTAGATTCAACGACGCTTGAGGATTTGGTCAGGATGGATAAGGAACTCAAAGAGGTGGAGAGATGA
- a CDS encoding MOSC domain-containing protein — MIQEGQVVSVNISAGKGEKKKPLGGQGELIAGYGLKGDGHSGKGHRQVSLLAIESIEKIRRSGLEVSCGDFAENITTSGLNLPDLQPGQQIRIGREIALKVTQIGKVCQDRCAIYYQAGDCIMPKEGIFAEVISGGKIKAGDRINIIPYNGSLSF, encoded by the coding sequence ATGATTCAAGAAGGCCAGGTTGTTTCAGTTAACATTAGTGCCGGCAAGGGCGAGAAAAAGAAACCCCTGGGTGGTCAGGGGGAGCTTATTGCCGGTTATGGACTTAAGGGCGATGGACATAGCGGTAAGGGTCACCGTCAGGTAAGTTTGCTGGCTATTGAGTCCATTGAGAAAATACGCCGGTCGGGCCTGGAGGTCTCCTGTGGTGACTTTGCTGAAAATATTACCACCTCCGGCCTGAATCTGCCTGACCTTCAGCCTGGCCAGCAGATAAGAATAGGCCGGGAAATAGCCTTGAAGGTAACCCAGATCGGCAAGGTCTGTCAGGATAGATGCGCCATTTACTATCAGGCCGGAGACTGTATTATGCCCAAAGAGGGGATATTTGCCGAGGTAATTTCAGGTGGAAAGATCAAGGCCGGAGATAGAATCAATATCATACCCTATAACGGAAGCCTCTCTTTCTAA
- a CDS encoding DUF6485 family protein: MKSISEMKKSCPNVQVNLDFCNCTYSCEKKGLCCQCISYHRNMNQLPACFFPKDAEATYDRSFRKFIRTWG, encoded by the coding sequence ATGAAAAGTATATCTGAAATGAAAAAGTCGTGTCCTAATGTGCAAGTTAATTTAGACTTCTGTAACTGCACTTATTCTTGTGAGAAAAAGGGGCTGTGCTGCCAGTGTATCAGTTACCACCGGAATATGAATCAACTTCCGGCCTGCTTTTTCCCTAAAGACGCTGAAGCCACTTACGATCGTTCTTTTAGAAAATTTATTAGGACCTGGGGATAA
- the lgt gene encoding prolipoprotein diacylglyceryl transferase yields the protein MHPILFSIGPINVYTYGFTLALAFLTAIWLTSRAAEREGIKREVIIELGTYVLIAAIVGARAGDVIINWDYYWQHPLDIVFSRQGFVFYGGFILGVMVSVLFILRRKLPLWKMADIISPSIAIGLAIGRIGCFCFGCCYGKPTESTIGVVFPSGSPAHIHFGDQPVHPTQLYSSANGLALFLILLFIRQVKGFEGRVFVSFLFLYSLARFVIEEFRGDNPELWLGLTPSQWVSIGGGMAAVVLYKMLRKRGFRYRV from the coding sequence ATGCATCCGATCTTATTTTCTATTGGTCCCATTAATGTTTATACTTACGGCTTTACCTTGGCTCTGGCCTTCCTGACAGCTATCTGGCTGACTTCCAGGGCGGCTGAACGTGAAGGGATAAAGCGCGAGGTGATCATTGAACTGGGGACTTACGTCCTTATTGCCGCCATTGTGGGGGCAAGAGCCGGTGATGTAATCATCAACTGGGATTATTATTGGCAGCATCCGCTGGATATTGTCTTCTCCCGGCAGGGATTTGTCTTCTACGGCGGCTTTATTCTGGGCGTAATGGTTAGTGTCCTGTTTATCCTTCGCCGTAAACTTCCCCTCTGGAAGATGGCCGACATTATTTCCCCCTCAATTGCCATTGGCCTGGCCATAGGGCGAATCGGCTGCTTTTGCTTTGGCTGTTGTTACGGGAAACCTACCGAGAGTACAATAGGGGTAGTCTTTCCATCCGGAAGCCCGGCCCATATCCACTTTGGCGACCAGCCAGTCCATCCGACCCAACTCTACTCCTCAGCTAATGGGTTGGCCCTCTTTTTAATCCTCCTTTTTATCCGTCAGGTAAAGGGATTTGAAGGCCGGGTCTTTGTTTCCTTTCTCTTTCTCTACTCTCTGGCACGGTTTGTCATTGAAGAGTTCAGGGGTGATAACCCGGAGCTGTGGCTGGGGTTAACTCCTTCTCAGTGGGTCAGTATCGGAGGAGGGATGGCCGCGGTGGTTCTTTATAAGATGCTTAGAAAGAGAGGCTTCCGTTATAGGGTATGA